From the genome of Zalophus californianus isolate mZalCal1 chromosome 6, mZalCal1.pri.v2, whole genome shotgun sequence, one region includes:
- the LINGO1 gene encoding leucine-rich repeat and immunoglobulin-like domain-containing nogo receptor-interacting protein 1 isoform X1 encodes MQVSERMLAGGARSMPSPLLACWQPILLLVLGSVLSGSATGCPPRCECSAQERAVLCHRKRFVAVPEGIPTETRLLDLGKNRIKTLNQDEFASFPHLEELELNENIVSAVEPGAFNNLFSLRTLGLRSNRLKLIPLGVFTGLSNLTKLDISENKIVILLDYMFQDLYNLKSLEVGDNDLVYISHRAFSGLNSLEQLTLEKCNLTSIPTEALSHLHSLIVLRLRHLNINAIRDYSFKRLYRLKVLEISHWPYLDTMTPNCLYGLNLTSLSITHCNLTAVPYLAVRHLVYLRFLNLSYNPIGTIEGSMLHELLRLQEIQLVGGQLAVVEPYAFRGLNYLRVLNVSGNQLTTLEESAFHSVGNLETLILDSNPLACDCRLLWVFRRRWRLNFNRQQPTCATPEFVQGKEFKDFPDVLLPNYFTCRRARIRDRKAQQVFVDEGHTVQFVCRADGDPPPAILWLSPRKHLVSAKSNGRLTVFPDGTLEVRYAQVQDNGTYLCIAANAGGNDSMPAHLHVRSYSPDWPHQPNKTFAFISNQPGEGEANSTRATVPFPFDIKTLIIATTMGFISFLGVVLFCLVLLFLWSRGKGNTKHNIEIEYVPRKSDAGISSADAPRKFNMKMI; translated from the coding sequence GTGAGCGAGAGGATGCTGGCGGGGGGCGCGAGGAGCATGCCCAGCCCCCTCCTGGCCTGCTGGCAGCCCATCCTCCTGCTGGTGCTGGGCTCGGTGCTGTCAGGCTCGGCCACCGGCTGCCCGCCCCGCTGTGAGTGCTCGGCCCAGGAGCGTGCCGTGCTCTGCCACCGCAAGCGCTTCGTGGCAGTTCCTGAGGGTATCCCCACCGAGACCCGCCTGCTGGACCTGGGCAAGAACCGCATCAAGACGCTCAACCAGGACGAGTTTGCCAGCTTCCCGCACCTGGAAGAGCTGGAGCTCAATGAGAACATCGTGAGCGCCGTGGAGCCCGGCGCCTTCAACAACCTCTTCAGCCTGCGGACGCTGGGGCTGCGCAGCAACCGGCTGAAGCTCATCCCCCTCGGCGTCTTCACGGGCCTCAGTAACCTGACCAAGCTGGACATCAGCGAGAACAAGATCGTCATCCTGCTGGACTACATGTTCCAGGACCTGTACAACCTCAAGTCACTGGAGGTCGGCGACAACGACCTTGTCTACATCTCCCACCGGGCCTTCAGCGGCCTCAACAGCCTAGAGCAGCTGACGCTGGAGAAATGCAACCTGACCTCCATCCCCACCGAGGCGCTGTCCCACCTGCACAGCCTCATCGTCCTGAGGCTCCGGCACCTCAACATCAACGCCATTCGGGACTACTCCTTCAAGAGGTTGTACCGGCTCAAGGTCTTGGAGATCTCCCACTGGCCCTATTTGGACACCATGACACCCAACTGCCTCTACGGCCTCAATCTGACCTCCCTGTCCATCACCCACTGCAACCTGACCGCTGTGCCCTACCTGGCCGTGCGCCACCTGGTCTATCTCCGCTTCCTCAACCTCTCCTACAATCCCATCGGCACCATCGAGGGCTCCATGTTGCATGAGCTGCTGCGGCTGCAGGAGATCCAGCTGGTGGGCGGGCAGCTGGCCGTGGTGGAGCCCTACGCCTTCCGCGGCCTCAACTACCTGCGCGTGCTCAACGTCTCGGGCAACCAGCTGACCACCCTGGAGGAGTCGGCCTTCCACTCGGTGGGCAACCTGGAGACGCTCATCCTGGACTCCAACCCGCTGGCCTGTGACTGCCGGCTCCTGTGGGTGTTCCGGCGCCGCTGGCGGCTCAACTTCAACCGGCAGCAGCCCACGTGCGCCACGCCCGAATTCGTCCAGGGCAAGGAGTTCAAGGACTTCCCCGACGTGCTCCTGCCCAACTACTTCACCTGCCGTCGCGCCCGCATCCGGGACCGCAAGGCGCAGCAGGTGTTCGTGGACGAGGGCCACACGGTGCAGTTTGTGTGCCGGGCGGACGGCGACCCGCCGCCCGCCATCCTCTGGCTCTCGCCCCGCAAGCACCTGGTTTCGGCCAAGAGCAACGGGCGACTCACAGTCTTCCCCGACGGCACGCTGGAGGTGCGCTACGCCCAGGTGCAGGACAACGGCACGTACCTGTGCATCGCGGCCAACGCGGGCGGCAACGACTCGATGCCAGCCCACCTGCACGTGCGCAGCTACTCGCCCGACTGGCCCCATCAGCCCAACAAGACCTTCGCTTTCATCTCCAACCAGCCGGGCGAGGGAGAGGCCAACAGCACCCGAGCCACCGTGCCTTTCCCCTTCGACATCAAGACCCTCATCATCGCCACTACCATGGGCTTCATCTCTTTCCTGGGCGTCGTCCTGTTCTGCCTGGTGCTGTTGTTCCTCTGGAGCCGGGGCAAGGGCAACACGAAGCACAACATCGAGATCGAGTACGTGCCCCGCAAGTCGGACGCGGGCATCAGCTCCGCCGACGCGCCCCGCAAGTTCAACATGAAGATGATCTGA
- the LINGO1 gene encoding leucine-rich repeat and immunoglobulin-like domain-containing nogo receptor-interacting protein 1 isoform X2, whose protein sequence is MLAGGARSMPSPLLACWQPILLLVLGSVLSGSATGCPPRCECSAQERAVLCHRKRFVAVPEGIPTETRLLDLGKNRIKTLNQDEFASFPHLEELELNENIVSAVEPGAFNNLFSLRTLGLRSNRLKLIPLGVFTGLSNLTKLDISENKIVILLDYMFQDLYNLKSLEVGDNDLVYISHRAFSGLNSLEQLTLEKCNLTSIPTEALSHLHSLIVLRLRHLNINAIRDYSFKRLYRLKVLEISHWPYLDTMTPNCLYGLNLTSLSITHCNLTAVPYLAVRHLVYLRFLNLSYNPIGTIEGSMLHELLRLQEIQLVGGQLAVVEPYAFRGLNYLRVLNVSGNQLTTLEESAFHSVGNLETLILDSNPLACDCRLLWVFRRRWRLNFNRQQPTCATPEFVQGKEFKDFPDVLLPNYFTCRRARIRDRKAQQVFVDEGHTVQFVCRADGDPPPAILWLSPRKHLVSAKSNGRLTVFPDGTLEVRYAQVQDNGTYLCIAANAGGNDSMPAHLHVRSYSPDWPHQPNKTFAFISNQPGEGEANSTRATVPFPFDIKTLIIATTMGFISFLGVVLFCLVLLFLWSRGKGNTKHNIEIEYVPRKSDAGISSADAPRKFNMKMI, encoded by the coding sequence ATGCTGGCGGGGGGCGCGAGGAGCATGCCCAGCCCCCTCCTGGCCTGCTGGCAGCCCATCCTCCTGCTGGTGCTGGGCTCGGTGCTGTCAGGCTCGGCCACCGGCTGCCCGCCCCGCTGTGAGTGCTCGGCCCAGGAGCGTGCCGTGCTCTGCCACCGCAAGCGCTTCGTGGCAGTTCCTGAGGGTATCCCCACCGAGACCCGCCTGCTGGACCTGGGCAAGAACCGCATCAAGACGCTCAACCAGGACGAGTTTGCCAGCTTCCCGCACCTGGAAGAGCTGGAGCTCAATGAGAACATCGTGAGCGCCGTGGAGCCCGGCGCCTTCAACAACCTCTTCAGCCTGCGGACGCTGGGGCTGCGCAGCAACCGGCTGAAGCTCATCCCCCTCGGCGTCTTCACGGGCCTCAGTAACCTGACCAAGCTGGACATCAGCGAGAACAAGATCGTCATCCTGCTGGACTACATGTTCCAGGACCTGTACAACCTCAAGTCACTGGAGGTCGGCGACAACGACCTTGTCTACATCTCCCACCGGGCCTTCAGCGGCCTCAACAGCCTAGAGCAGCTGACGCTGGAGAAATGCAACCTGACCTCCATCCCCACCGAGGCGCTGTCCCACCTGCACAGCCTCATCGTCCTGAGGCTCCGGCACCTCAACATCAACGCCATTCGGGACTACTCCTTCAAGAGGTTGTACCGGCTCAAGGTCTTGGAGATCTCCCACTGGCCCTATTTGGACACCATGACACCCAACTGCCTCTACGGCCTCAATCTGACCTCCCTGTCCATCACCCACTGCAACCTGACCGCTGTGCCCTACCTGGCCGTGCGCCACCTGGTCTATCTCCGCTTCCTCAACCTCTCCTACAATCCCATCGGCACCATCGAGGGCTCCATGTTGCATGAGCTGCTGCGGCTGCAGGAGATCCAGCTGGTGGGCGGGCAGCTGGCCGTGGTGGAGCCCTACGCCTTCCGCGGCCTCAACTACCTGCGCGTGCTCAACGTCTCGGGCAACCAGCTGACCACCCTGGAGGAGTCGGCCTTCCACTCGGTGGGCAACCTGGAGACGCTCATCCTGGACTCCAACCCGCTGGCCTGTGACTGCCGGCTCCTGTGGGTGTTCCGGCGCCGCTGGCGGCTCAACTTCAACCGGCAGCAGCCCACGTGCGCCACGCCCGAATTCGTCCAGGGCAAGGAGTTCAAGGACTTCCCCGACGTGCTCCTGCCCAACTACTTCACCTGCCGTCGCGCCCGCATCCGGGACCGCAAGGCGCAGCAGGTGTTCGTGGACGAGGGCCACACGGTGCAGTTTGTGTGCCGGGCGGACGGCGACCCGCCGCCCGCCATCCTCTGGCTCTCGCCCCGCAAGCACCTGGTTTCGGCCAAGAGCAACGGGCGACTCACAGTCTTCCCCGACGGCACGCTGGAGGTGCGCTACGCCCAGGTGCAGGACAACGGCACGTACCTGTGCATCGCGGCCAACGCGGGCGGCAACGACTCGATGCCAGCCCACCTGCACGTGCGCAGCTACTCGCCCGACTGGCCCCATCAGCCCAACAAGACCTTCGCTTTCATCTCCAACCAGCCGGGCGAGGGAGAGGCCAACAGCACCCGAGCCACCGTGCCTTTCCCCTTCGACATCAAGACCCTCATCATCGCCACTACCATGGGCTTCATCTCTTTCCTGGGCGTCGTCCTGTTCTGCCTGGTGCTGTTGTTCCTCTGGAGCCGGGGCAAGGGCAACACGAAGCACAACATCGAGATCGAGTACGTGCCCCGCAAGTCGGACGCGGGCATCAGCTCCGCCGACGCGCCCCGCAAGTTCAACATGAAGATGATCTGA